One part of the Pandoraea faecigallinarum genome encodes these proteins:
- a CDS encoding LutC/YkgG family protein, with product MDTSDARNRIFARIRNAQHRPDVARANEQAAAEDYLARHPQGPRPAMSADLIATFIAKAEALSTTITRVPAIGDVPAAAATYLQANGLTARAVAWPTLRELDWAGAGCQVEFRKPHGDDLVGITGCFCAIAETGALMMISGPDTFASATLLPETHIAVVPASRVVAGHEDGFALMRSERGQLSRATNFIAGPSRTADIEQTLVLGAHGPYRVHLIIVDGA from the coding sequence ATGGACACCTCCGACGCCCGCAATCGCATCTTTGCCCGCATTCGCAACGCTCAGCATCGGCCCGATGTCGCACGTGCGAACGAGCAGGCAGCGGCCGAGGACTATCTGGCGCGGCATCCGCAAGGACCGCGTCCGGCCATGAGTGCAGACCTGATCGCCACGTTCATTGCGAAAGCCGAAGCGCTCTCGACGACCATCACCCGGGTGCCGGCAATCGGCGACGTGCCGGCGGCTGCGGCAACGTATTTGCAGGCCAATGGCCTCACCGCGCGGGCCGTGGCATGGCCAACGCTGCGCGAACTCGACTGGGCAGGCGCGGGGTGTCAGGTGGAATTCCGCAAGCCGCACGGCGACGATCTCGTCGGTATCACGGGCTGCTTCTGCGCGATTGCGGAGACCGGGGCACTGATGATGATATCGGGCCCGGACACCTTTGCGTCGGCCACCTTGCTGCCCGAGACGCATATCGCAGTCGTGCCTGCGTCGCGCGTCGTCGCGGGGCACGAGGACGGGTTTGCCCTGATGCGCAGCGAGCGTGGACAGTTGTCGCGTGCGACCAATTTCATTGCGGGACCGTCGCGTACCGCCGATATCGAACAGACGCTGGTATTGGGGGCGCACGGCCCGTATCGCGTCCATCTCATCATTGTCGACGGCGCCTGA
- a CDS encoding sodium:proton antiporter, whose protein sequence is MHKGIWGALAAAGLALASPAAFAAGPDGAQLAAWWGVPFAGLLLSIALGPLLAPAFWHHHFGKIAAFWGAAFLLPFAAAFGVGAAWYGAVHAVVAEYIPFVVLLTALFTTAGGICVHGNLRGGPWLNTGLLALGTVLASIMGTTGAAMLLIRPLIRANDNRKHNVHVVVFFIFLVANAGGSLTPLGDPPLFLGFLQGVDFFWTTAHIWPETLFVCAVLLVLFFLIDAYYFRQKTERQIDELDPTPYAAPVRLEGKRNFILLAAAVGLVLMSGIWKPGVEFDVFGTPVALQNLARDAGLVVVTLISLAITPRTARDGNGFNWEPMKEVAKLFAGIFLTIIPVVAILRAGEAGALGWVIRLVTGPGGMPDNDMYFWATGLLSSFLDNAPTYLVFFNTAGGDAATLMTTGAGTLAAISAGAVFMGANTYIGNAPNFMVKAIAEQRGIRMPSFFGYMLWSGAILLPLFVLMTLIFF, encoded by the coding sequence ATGCATAAGGGGATTTGGGGAGCATTGGCTGCGGCGGGACTGGCATTGGCAAGCCCTGCGGCATTTGCTGCCGGACCGGACGGCGCACAACTCGCCGCCTGGTGGGGCGTGCCGTTTGCCGGGCTGTTGCTCTCGATTGCGCTCGGGCCGTTGCTGGCGCCCGCGTTCTGGCACCACCACTTCGGCAAGATCGCCGCGTTCTGGGGCGCGGCGTTTTTGCTGCCGTTCGCAGCGGCCTTCGGCGTGGGGGCGGCGTGGTACGGCGCAGTCCATGCCGTCGTCGCCGAATACATTCCGTTCGTGGTCCTGCTCACCGCGCTGTTCACGACGGCAGGGGGAATTTGCGTGCATGGCAACCTGCGAGGCGGGCCATGGCTCAATACCGGTCTGCTGGCGCTCGGCACGGTGCTCGCGAGCATCATGGGCACGACCGGCGCGGCCATGTTGCTGATTCGTCCGCTCATTCGCGCGAACGACAATCGCAAACACAACGTCCATGTGGTCGTGTTCTTCATCTTCCTCGTCGCGAACGCGGGCGGCTCGCTCACGCCGCTGGGCGATCCGCCGCTCTTTCTCGGGTTCCTGCAAGGTGTCGATTTCTTCTGGACGACAGCACACATCTGGCCCGAGACGCTGTTCGTCTGCGCCGTGCTGCTGGTGCTGTTCTTCCTGATCGACGCGTATTACTTCCGTCAGAAAACCGAACGCCAGATCGACGAACTCGACCCCACGCCGTACGCCGCGCCGGTGCGACTCGAAGGCAAGCGAAACTTCATTCTGCTGGCTGCTGCCGTGGGGCTGGTGCTGATGAGCGGTATCTGGAAGCCGGGTGTGGAGTTCGACGTGTTCGGCACGCCGGTCGCCTTGCAGAATCTCGCACGCGACGCGGGGCTCGTCGTCGTGACCCTGATTTCGCTCGCGATCACGCCGCGAACCGCGCGTGACGGCAACGGTTTCAACTGGGAGCCGATGAAGGAAGTGGCGAAGTTGTTCGCGGGCATCTTCCTCACCATCATTCCGGTGGTGGCCATTTTGCGCGCGGGCGAAGCCGGTGCGCTGGGCTGGGTGATCCGTCTGGTGACGGGGCCGGGCGGGATGCCGGACAACGACATGTATTTCTGGGCGACGGGATTGTTGTCGTCGTTCCTCGACAACGCGCCGACTTATCTGGTGTTCTTCAATACGGCCGGCGGCGACGCGGCAACGTTGATGACGACCGGCGCCGGGACACTCGCGGCCATTTCGGCTGGCGCGGTGTTCATGGGAGCGAATACGTACATCGGCAATGCACCGAACTTCATGGTGAAAGCCATCGCGGAGCAGCGCGGCATTCGCATGCCGAGCTTCTTTGGCTATATGCTGTGGTCGGGCGCGATTTTGCTGCCGCTGTTCGTGCTGATGACCCTGATATTCTTCTGA
- a CDS encoding DNA recombination protein RmuC: MVERVLVALAALNLLVMIAIAVKVWQRGGDASLRATLVDSLTSVRDDLLQAADRSERGLRQEFAETARAGRGEQSAQMAQFQQTLAAQMTSVATVQNNQIDGFAQQLAKLTESNAAQIEAVRQSLVQSGQLMREEQASTLRRFGEAQHQQLTQLAEGNERRLAEVRATLEQKLKDIEVNNATKLEEMRRTVDEKLHATLEQRLGESFKLVSDRLEQVHRGLGEMQTLAAGVGDLKRVLTNVKTRGIWGEVQLQALLEQLLTPEQFAKNVATRPGSTERVEFAIALPGQNGDSNKPVWLPIDAKFPREDYERLLDAQERADPVAVEEASKALEARIRLEAKTIADKYLAPPHTTDFALLFLPTEGLYAEVLRRPGLSDLLQREYRVTVAGPTTLTALLNSLQMGFRTLAIERRSSEVWQVLGAVKTEFTKFGDVLAKTKSQLETVTRSIDKAEVRTRAMARQLKAVEALPGEQAVELLGVEMESDEDA, translated from the coding sequence ATGGTCGAGAGGGTGTTGGTGGCGCTGGCAGCGCTGAATCTGTTGGTGATGATCGCGATCGCGGTGAAAGTCTGGCAACGCGGCGGCGACGCGTCGTTGCGTGCCACGCTCGTCGATTCGCTCACCAGCGTTCGTGACGATTTGCTGCAAGCGGCCGATCGCAGCGAGCGTGGACTGCGTCAGGAGTTCGCCGAGACGGCGCGTGCCGGTCGCGGCGAACAAAGCGCGCAGATGGCGCAGTTCCAGCAAACGCTCGCCGCACAAATGACGAGTGTCGCCACCGTTCAGAACAATCAGATCGACGGCTTCGCCCAACAGCTCGCGAAGCTCACCGAATCGAACGCGGCGCAGATCGAGGCGGTGCGTCAGAGTCTGGTGCAAAGCGGTCAACTGATGCGTGAAGAGCAGGCGTCCACACTGCGCCGCTTCGGGGAAGCGCAGCATCAGCAGCTCACGCAGTTGGCGGAGGGCAACGAACGCCGTCTGGCCGAGGTGCGCGCCACGCTCGAACAGAAACTCAAGGACATCGAAGTCAACAATGCGACGAAGCTCGAAGAGATGCGCCGCACGGTCGACGAGAAGCTGCACGCCACGCTTGAGCAACGCCTGGGCGAGTCGTTCAAGCTGGTCTCGGATCGTCTGGAGCAGGTCCATCGCGGACTGGGCGAGATGCAGACCCTCGCTGCCGGGGTGGGTGACCTCAAGCGCGTGCTGACCAACGTGAAGACGCGCGGCATCTGGGGGGAAGTGCAATTGCAGGCGTTGCTCGAACAGTTGCTCACGCCGGAGCAATTTGCGAAGAACGTGGCGACGCGCCCGGGCAGCACCGAACGCGTGGAATTTGCCATCGCGCTGCCGGGGCAGAACGGCGACAGCAACAAGCCGGTCTGGCTGCCGATCGACGCCAAATTCCCACGCGAGGATTACGAGCGTCTGCTCGATGCGCAGGAGCGTGCCGATCCGGTCGCAGTCGAAGAGGCGTCGAAGGCACTCGAAGCGCGCATCCGTCTGGAAGCGAAAACCATCGCCGACAAGTACCTCGCGCCGCCGCACACCACTGATTTCGCTTTGCTCTTCCTGCCGACGGAGGGACTGTACGCGGAAGTGCTGCGCCGTCCGGGCCTGTCCGACCTGCTGCAACGCGAATATCGTGTGACGGTGGCGGGGCCGACGACGTTGACCGCGTTGCTCAACAGTCTTCAGATGGGCTTCCGCACGCTTGCGATCGAGCGCCGCTCCAGCGAAGTCTGGCAGGTGCTCGGTGCGGTGAAGACCGAGTTCACCAAGTTCGGCGATGTGCTCGCCAAGACGAAATCGCAACTGGAGACGGTCACGCGCTCGATCGACAAGGCGGAAGTGCGAACGCGCGCGATGGCCCGCCAGCTCAAGGCAGTCGAGGCGCTGCCGGGCGAGCAGGCCGTCGAACTGCTCGGTGTGGAGATGGAGAGCGACGAGGACGCTTAA
- the pncB gene encoding nicotinate phosphoribosyltransferase, with protein sequence MIITSLLDTDLYKFTMMQVVLHHFPAAQVEYRFKCRTEGVDLTPYVDEIRDEIRLLCGLRFTESELHYLGAMRFIKSDFIDFLDLFHLNEKYITVQPSPKGNGEIDITIRGPWLHTILFEIPVLAIVNEVYFRNTQLTPAYEEGRQRLKDKICMLAERVDYRDCKIADYGTRRRFSKEWHEEVIHTLRDELGEQFAGTSNVYYAAKLGLTPLGTMAHEYLQACQALGPRLRDSQIFGFETWAKEYRGDLGIALSDVYGMSAFLRDFDMYFCKLFDGARHDSGDPFAWGERLLEHYAQNRVDAHTKTMIFSDGLDIPKVLQLFERFRDRCKLAFGVGTNLTNDLGYQPLQIVIKMVRCNGQPVAKLSDSPGKNMCDDDAYLTYLRQVFDIAPEPAKAG encoded by the coding sequence ATGATCATCACGTCGCTGCTCGATACCGATCTCTACAAGTTCACGATGATGCAGGTCGTCCTGCATCATTTCCCCGCCGCACAGGTCGAATACCGCTTCAAATGCCGGACCGAAGGCGTCGACCTCACGCCTTACGTCGACGAGATCCGCGACGAAATCCGTCTGCTGTGCGGGCTGCGATTCACCGAGTCGGAACTGCACTACCTCGGCGCGATGCGCTTTATCAAGAGCGATTTCATCGACTTTCTCGACCTGTTCCATCTGAACGAGAAGTACATCACCGTGCAGCCTTCGCCCAAAGGCAACGGCGAGATCGACATTACGATTCGCGGGCCGTGGCTTCACACGATTCTGTTCGAGATCCCCGTGCTCGCCATTGTGAACGAAGTGTATTTCCGCAATACGCAACTCACACCCGCATACGAGGAAGGCCGTCAGCGTCTCAAGGACAAGATCTGCATGCTGGCCGAGCGTGTCGATTACCGCGATTGCAAAATCGCGGATTACGGTACGCGCCGCCGCTTCTCGAAGGAGTGGCACGAGGAAGTCATTCACACCTTGCGTGACGAACTCGGCGAGCAGTTCGCGGGCACGAGCAACGTGTACTACGCGGCGAAGCTCGGCCTGACCCCGCTCGGCACGATGGCGCACGAGTATCTTCAGGCGTGTCAGGCGCTGGGTCCGCGTCTGCGCGATTCCCAGATCTTCGGTTTCGAGACGTGGGCGAAGGAGTATCGCGGCGACCTCGGCATCGCGCTTTCCGACGTCTACGGCATGTCCGCCTTCCTGCGCGACTTCGACATGTACTTCTGCAAGCTGTTCGACGGGGCGCGCCACGATTCCGGCGATCCGTTCGCCTGGGGCGAGCGTCTGCTGGAGCATTACGCGCAAAACCGTGTCGATGCGCATACGAAGACCATGATTTTTTCCGACGGACTGGATATTCCGAAAGTGCTGCAACTGTTCGAGCGCTTCCGCGATCGCTGCAAGCTGGCCTTCGGGGTGGGGACGAACCTGACCAACGACCTCGGTTACCAGCCCCTGCAGATCGTCATCAAGATGGTGCGTTGCAACGGACAGCCGGTCGCGAAGCTGTCGGATTCGCCGGGCAAGAACATGTGCGACGACGACGCCTACCTGACCTACCTGCGTCAGGTCTTCGACATTGCACCCGAGCCCGCCAAAGCCGGTTGA
- the glp gene encoding gephyrin-like molybdotransferase Glp, producing MTTLDEALAGLPDYDPNHMTVEAARAIIARTASPVCAIEQVAVRSALGRVLGRDVVSPLDVPAFENAAMDGYAFAGTALAAGGEVRLRVAGRSFAGHPFDGMVAAGECVRIMTGALLPAGCDTVIPQEQVQREGDTEIVTFDAGAVTTGRHVRHVGEDLAAGHPALHAGKRLRPAALGLLASLGIAEVPVRRRIRVAFFSTGDELRSVGETLAPGNLYDSNRYTLFGMLQRLGVDVLDLGVVRDDPQAIEDTLRTACREADAVITSGGVSVGEADFTREMMARLGNVVFWKMAMRPGRPFAFGELESEGKRALLFGLPGNPAAVMASFYHLVRDGLFVLMGAEPQITPSLPVPTATAIAKRPGRTEFLRGVLAADAQGRWQVTVADAQSAGILRTMSEANCFVTLSTERGDVAAGELVDVIAFDGLV from the coding sequence ATGACAACACTAGACGAAGCCCTGGCCGGCTTGCCGGACTACGACCCCAACCACATGACGGTCGAAGCAGCGCGTGCGATCATCGCGCGCACCGCCAGCCCGGTGTGCGCTATCGAGCAGGTCGCCGTGCGCAGCGCACTGGGCCGCGTGCTCGGCCGCGATGTCGTATCGCCTCTCGACGTTCCCGCTTTCGAAAACGCCGCCATGGACGGCTACGCGTTTGCCGGTACTGCGCTGGCCGCCGGTGGCGAAGTGCGGCTGCGCGTCGCGGGCCGCTCGTTTGCCGGCCATCCGTTCGACGGCATGGTCGCCGCTGGCGAGTGCGTGCGAATCATGACCGGCGCGCTGCTGCCAGCGGGTTGCGACACCGTCATTCCCCAGGAACAGGTCCAGCGCGAGGGCGATACCGAGATCGTCACCTTCGATGCCGGCGCCGTAACAACTGGCCGGCACGTCCGCCACGTTGGCGAAGATCTGGCCGCCGGCCATCCGGCGCTCCACGCGGGCAAACGCCTTCGTCCGGCCGCGCTCGGTTTGCTCGCGTCGCTCGGTATTGCCGAAGTCCCGGTGCGCCGACGCATCCGTGTGGCTTTCTTCTCGACTGGCGACGAACTCCGCTCCGTGGGTGAGACGCTCGCGCCGGGCAATCTGTACGACAGCAATCGCTATACGCTTTTCGGCATGCTGCAACGACTGGGCGTCGACGTACTCGATCTCGGCGTTGTGCGCGACGATCCGCAGGCCATCGAAGACACCTTGCGCACCGCTTGCCGCGAGGCCGATGCCGTGATCACGTCCGGGGGCGTATCCGTTGGCGAAGCCGATTTCACGCGTGAAATGATGGCGCGTCTGGGCAACGTCGTGTTCTGGAAGATGGCCATGCGCCCGGGCCGCCCGTTCGCCTTCGGCGAACTGGAGAGCGAAGGCAAACGAGCGCTGCTGTTCGGCCTGCCCGGCAATCCCGCCGCGGTCATGGCGTCGTTCTACCATCTGGTCCGCGACGGTCTGTTCGTGCTGATGGGTGCGGAGCCGCAGATCACGCCAAGCTTGCCGGTGCCCACGGCCACGGCCATCGCGAAGCGCCCCGGTCGCACGGAGTTCCTGCGCGGCGTTCTCGCCGCAGACGCTCAGGGACGCTGGCAGGTCACCGTCGCCGACGCGCAGAGCGCGGGCATCCTGCGCACGATGAGCGAGGCCAATTGCTTTGTCACGCTGAGCACCGAACGAGGCGACGTCGCGGCGGGCGAACTGGTCGATGTCATCGCGTTCGACGGGCTGGTTTGA
- a CDS encoding 2-hydroxyacid dehydrogenase, translating into MKPKILVARAIFPDVIERLAQYFEVERNDADTVFSRDELRARLADKVGAITTASERIDASVLAGAPNLRVVANMAVGYNNFDIDAMTAAGVMATNTPDVLNETTADFGWALLMATARRITESERWLREGHWDKWAYDMFLGADLHGSTLGIIGMGRIGQAIARRAMGFNMRVVYHNRSRLDAATEAACNAGYVDKDALLRTADHVMLVLPYSASTHHTIGADELALMKPTATLVNLARGGIVDDAALAVALAKRQIAAAGLDVFEGEPKVHPELLKVPNVVLTPHIASASAATRRGMASLAADNLIAALGFGAAAGKPPCLLNPAARKS; encoded by the coding sequence GTGAAACCGAAGATTCTGGTGGCCCGAGCCATTTTCCCCGACGTGATCGAGCGTCTGGCGCAGTATTTCGAGGTCGAGCGCAACGATGCCGACACGGTGTTTTCACGCGATGAACTGCGCGCGCGGCTGGCCGACAAGGTCGGCGCGATCACGACGGCGAGCGAACGTATCGATGCCTCGGTACTCGCCGGCGCACCGAATCTGCGCGTGGTGGCCAATATGGCCGTGGGCTACAACAACTTCGATATCGATGCGATGACGGCCGCTGGCGTGATGGCGACCAACACGCCCGACGTGCTCAATGAGACCACGGCCGATTTCGGATGGGCGTTGTTGATGGCGACCGCGCGCCGCATCACGGAATCGGAGCGCTGGCTGCGCGAAGGGCATTGGGACAAGTGGGCTTACGACATGTTTCTCGGTGCCGACTTGCATGGCAGCACGCTTGGCATCATTGGCATGGGGCGCATCGGACAGGCGATTGCACGCCGGGCGATGGGTTTCAACATGCGGGTCGTCTACCACAATCGCTCGCGTCTCGATGCCGCGACGGAAGCCGCGTGCAATGCCGGTTATGTCGATAAGGACGCACTGCTGCGCACGGCCGATCACGTGATGCTGGTGCTGCCGTATTCGGCGTCGACGCATCACACGATTGGCGCGGATGAACTCGCGCTCATGAAGCCGACGGCCACGCTCGTGAATCTCGCGCGTGGCGGCATCGTCGACGACGCGGCACTGGCGGTGGCGCTGGCGAAGCGCCAGATTGCGGCCGCGGGCCTCGACGTCTTCGAGGGCGAGCCGAAAGTGCATCCCGAGCTGCTGAAGGTGCCGAACGTCGTACTCACGCCGCATATCGCGAGTGCGTCCGCTGCGACACGCCGTGGCATGGCAAGTCTGGCCGCCGACAATCTGATCGCGGCGCTGGGCTTCGGTGCGGCGGCGGGCAAGCCGCCGTGTTTGCTCAACCCGGCCGCACGGAAGTCGTGA
- a CDS encoding GNAT family N-acetyltransferase: MSLTLRAATADDVAAIHGLMRELAVFEKLLDIFEATPESVHEALFGSAPAAECLMAEWEGKPVGYALYFHNFSTFLGRRGLYLEDVYVQPAMRGRGVGQKLLRRLARIAIERNCARFEWTVLDWNQPAIDFYTSQGATVLPDWRVVRMTGNALTQFANAEDV; this comes from the coding sequence ATGTCCCTGACCCTGCGTGCAGCCACGGCCGACGACGTCGCCGCCATTCACGGCCTGATGCGAGAACTGGCCGTCTTTGAAAAGTTGCTGGATATTTTTGAAGCAACGCCCGAGAGCGTGCATGAAGCCTTGTTCGGAAGCGCCCCGGCGGCCGAGTGTTTGATGGCGGAATGGGAAGGCAAGCCGGTGGGCTACGCGTTGTACTTCCACAATTTCTCGACCTTTCTCGGCCGACGCGGCCTTTATCTGGAAGATGTCTATGTACAGCCGGCGATGCGCGGCCGCGGTGTGGGACAGAAGCTGCTGCGCCGCCTCGCGCGCATCGCCATCGAGCGCAACTGCGCACGCTTCGAATGGACCGTACTCGACTGGAATCAGCCGGCCATCGACTTCTACACGTCGCAGGGCGCGACGGTATTGCCCGACTGGCGCGTGGTGCGCATGACGGGCAATGCGCTGACGCAGTTCGCAAACGCAGAGGACGTTTAA